A genome region from Arachis duranensis cultivar V14167 chromosome 6, aradu.V14167.gnm2.J7QH, whole genome shotgun sequence includes the following:
- the LOC107492242 gene encoding uncharacterized protein LOC107492242, with amino-acid sequence MDYRWTNGRQDTGSGRDRRQHKRDQAYQDSFVENSLEDFRLPINHRPTENVDLENVEQASLDTQLTSSNIGFKLLQKMGWKGKGLGKDEQGIIEPIKSGMRDPRLGVGKQEEDDFFTAEENIQRRKLDIELEETEENVRKREVLAEREQKIQTEVKEIRKVFYCELCNKQYKLAMEFEAHLSSYDHNHRKRFKQMKEMHGSSSRDDRQKREQQRQEKEMAKFAQMADAQKQQRLQLQQESGSASASSESKTATALTDQEQRNTLKFGFSSKGTASKVSVGIKKPNIAKKKNVPISSIFGNDSDEE; translated from the exons ATGGACTATCGTTGGACCAATGGCAGACAGGACACTGGCAGTGGCCGAGACAGGAGACAACATAAAAGAGACCAG GCATATCAGGACTCCTTTGTTGAGAATTCGTTGGAGGATTTTCGTTTGCCGATCAACCACAGGCCAACAGAGAATGTTGACCTGGAAAATGTAGAACAAGCATCCCTTGATACGCAGTTAACATCATCTAATATTGGCTTCAAGCTTCTCCAAAAGATGGGTTGGAAAGGAAAAGGTCTTGGGAAGGATGAGCAAG GAATCATTGAGCCAATAAAGTCGGGGATGAGAGATCCAAGACTTGGGGTTGGTAAACAAGAGGAGGATGATTTTTTCACCGCAGAGGAAAATATCCAGCGAAGAAAACTAGATATTGAGTTGGAGGAGACAGAGGAAAATGTGAGAAAGCGGGAG GTGTTAGCAGAACGcgaacaaaaaattcaaaccgAAGTGAAAGAAATTCGAAAGGTGTTCTATTGTGAACTCTGCAACAAGCAATACAAATTGGCAATGGAATTTGAAGCACACTTGAGCTCTTATGATCACAATCACAGAAAG CGTTTCAAACAAATGAAGGAAATGCATGGTAGTAGTAGCCGAGATGATAGGCAAAAACGAGAACAACAGCGTCAAGAGAAAGAGATGGCGAAGTTTGCTCAAAT GGCTGATGCACAAAAGCAACAACGACTTCAACTGCAGCAAGAGTCTGGATCAGCATCAGCTTCGTCTGAATCAAAAACTGCTACTGCACTAACAGATCAAGAGCAGCGGAACACGTTGAAATTTGGGTTTTCTTCTAAAGGCACTGCTTCCAAG GTCTCGGTTGGTATCAAGAAGCCAAATattgcaaagaaaaaaaatgttccCATTTCATCGATTTTTGGCAATGATTCTGATGAAGAATAG
- the LOC107492241 gene encoding aspartic proteinase codes for MGAKHLALVFCLWAVTCCSLLPSFSFGLLRVGLSKRPLDLQSINAAKKAREVLMSGRPIMGAYEKYFVGSNGEDIVPLKNYMDAQYFGEIGIGTPPQPFTVIFDTGSSNLWVPSSKCYFSLACYTHNWYKPKKSKTYIKNGTSCKIAYGTGSISGFFSQDSVKVGDAVVKNQDFIEATREGSLTFLAAKFDGILGLGFQEISVEKSVPVWYKMMDQNLVNEKVFSFWLSGDPNAKKGGELVFGGVDPKHFKGEHIYVPVTTKGYWQIEMGDFYIGGVSTGVCEGGCAAIVDSGTSLLAGPTPVVAEINHAIGAEGVLSVECKEVVSQYGELIWDLLVSGVQPGEICSQVGLCSSKKSVGIEMVTEKVQSEVSAKDTPLCSSCQMLVIWIQNQLSQKNTKDRVFNYVNQLCESLPSPSGESVISCDSLSRMPNITFTIGDKPFVLTPDQYILRTGEGITEVCLSGFIALDVPAPRGPLWILGDVFMRVYHTVFDYGNLQVGFAKSA; via the exons ATGGGGGCCAAGCATTTGGCACTGGTTTTCTGTTTATGGGCTGTAACATGTTGttcacttcttccttctttctcattTGGACTTCTGAGAGTTGGTCTGAGCAAAAGgcctcttgatcttcaaagtattaATGCTGCTAAAAAGGCGAGAGAAGTCTTAATGTCTGGAAGGCCAATCATGGGTGCATATGAGAAGTATTTTGTTGGGTCAAATGGTGAAGATATAGTACCTTTGAAGAATTACATGGATGCTCAGTATTTTGGCGAGATCGGAATCGGCACACCTCCACAGCCCTTTACTGTCATATTTGATACTGGCAGTTCCAACCTTTGGGTTCCATCCTCCAAGTGCTATTTTTCT CTTGCTTGCTATACACACAATTGGTACAAGCCAAAGAAATCTAAAACATACATAAAAAATG GAACATCATGTAAAATAGCCTATGGTACTGGATCAATATCTGGTTTCTTCAGTCAAGATAGTGTTAAAGTCGGTGATGCTGTTGTCAAGAATCAG GATTTCATTGAAGCTACTCGTGAAGGAAGTCTTACCTTTCTGGCAGCGAAGTTTGACGGCATACTTGGGCTTGGATTTCAAGAGATCTCAGTCGAGAAATCAGTGCCAGTATG GTACAAGATGATGGATCAAAATCTTGTCAACGAGAAGGTATTCTCTTTCTGGCTCAGTGGGGATCCAAATGCGAAAAAGGGTGGTGAACTAGTTTTTGGTGGGGTTGACCCTAAGCACTTCAAAGGAGAACACATTTATGTTCCAGTTACTACAAAAGGTTACTGGCAG ATTGAGATGGGAGATTTTTATATTGGAGGTGTTTCAACAG GTGTTTGTGAGGGTGGCTGCGCTGCAATTGTGGACTCTGGAACATCCTTGCTTGCTGGTCCAACT CCTGTTGTGGCTGAAATCAaccatgctattggtgctgAAGGAGTTCTGAGTGTAGAGTGTAAGGAAGTTGTCTCTCAATATGGAGAGTTGATCTGGGATCTTTTAGTGTCAGGG GTACAACCAGGAGAAATATGCTCGCAAGTTGGGTTATGCTCTAGCAAAAAGAG TGTTGGGATTGAGATGGTGACCGAAAAGGTTCAGAGTGAGGTGTCTGCCAAAGATActcctttgtgttcttcttgTCAGATGCTTGTGATTTGGATCCAAAATCAACTAAGTCAAAAGAATACGAAGGATAGAGTATTCAACTATGTAAATCAA CTTTGTGAGAGCCTGCCAAGCCCATCTGGAGAGTCAGTGATAAGCTGTGATAGTCTTTCTCGGATGCCAAACATTACCTTTACTATTGGCGATAAACCTTTCGTTCTTACACCAGACCAG TATATCTTGAGAACTGGAGAAGGCATTACAGAGGTCTGCCTTAGTGGGTTTATTGCTCTTGATGTTCCTGCTCCAAGGGGACCTCTCTG GATTCTTGGGGATGTTTTCATGAGGGTCTATCACACTGTCTTTGACTACGGGAATCTCCAAGTTGGTTTTGCTAAATCTGCTTAA